The following proteins are encoded in a genomic region of Toxotes jaculatrix isolate fToxJac2 chromosome 3, fToxJac2.pri, whole genome shotgun sequence:
- the cfap57 gene encoding cilia- and flagella-associated protein 57 has protein sequence MSTVGAQSHFSFGLRTGVANNLCFFDEQTVVYPCGNTCVCYNTVQRCQRFIPGSEKSKGMRALAISANRRYLAVSECGEKATITVFDLQHEQGRKRKVLTAGDVLVQEFVCMAFSPDSKYLIGQAGGPEWMLIFWLWEKQKVLASVKTSNVNNPITQVSFNPYNNMQLCVSGTGVFKLFRYSEGALKQSSFPKVETINFLCHTWVSAERVIAGTDTGRLLVFESGDLRREINTTAKAAQEQNDRQVERRKIKDTDVDEAPTVSRITAILSYSKGFVCSLGPGTVCLFEKTEEDSYRKTKDIQIPPDPYNNEVTPAESQEIHTMCISPAEETLALSTDQGQLYSVSLSSVDINKEEKLHFEFLSQSFHSKSITGLSVCLWKPLVATCSLDHSVRIWNYETKVLELYKEFLEEAYSVALHPTGLFILVGFSDKLRLMNLVMDDIRTLKEFTVRGCRECAFSHGGHMFAAVSGNVIHIYSVSSFENILNLKGHNGKVRGIEWSLDDSRLVSCGTDGAVYEWKTQTGKRESESVLKSCSYTGVAFSSDCKTILAVGTDLTLKEIEDCQVLREVPADEIAHTAVAVSHSGRVVFTGTSSGSIRAIKYPLPTQKDWIMYQAHCGPVTKMVMTFDDQFLLTVSEDGCLLIWKMIDKEGRGLKSNRHIIHTEEILVTKSDLEEKTQNMLELKMRLEELQMENEYQLRLKDMNYNEKMKEISDKSTQQIESLKTTQQAMRTEMEKQEREHRERSTELTVKQSKELKDLELSYSQKLIVEHERYQDLQHKYQRMQEDYEKQLQSAEESKIQALEELTQSYEAKLQEKTRDLAQCQEDAQQQMREFKEIIRQMEEDEERIVHDIQLKYEKKLHTERETNTNLKGETGVMTQKFHSLQRQISDRCTDITQLKQERQALLGLIRSLESDIEDLKRQIAGLEKSNRDKDQTICGLKKKNQELEKLRFVLDFQLNELKKQTEPQQDEISEKKERIRQLEEELVQTDKSNTQLKLTVSELRLKLRSRDKEMHKEMQKAKDLETHLQRLQSDLHNCVGFIQEPKKLKDSVQTMYARYVSQTNGVEKSSVDEDIQRAFCLQRDHLERTVNGLKMRLAKSNEEHEKVYVRIMKENVTLITEINELRKELRLVRTQVKDYKAQLATYRKSNKSRPSSDTGPKKEPKHEDVS, from the exons ATGAGTACAGTCGGTGCACAGTCCCACTTCAGCTTCGGTCTTCGGACAGGTGTGGCGAACAATCTGTGTTTCTTCGACGAGCAAACTGTTGTGTATCCCTgtggaaacacctgtgtgtgctACAACACCGTGCAGAGATGTCAGAGGTTCATTCCAG GCTCAGAGAAAAGTAAGGGCATGCGTGCTTTGGCCATCAGTGCCAACCGGCGTTACCTGGCAGTGTCAGAGTGTGGTGAGAAGGCCACCATAACAGTGTTCGACCTGCAGCATGAGCAGGGCCGAAAGAGGAAAGTCCTGACAGCAGGAGATGTGCTTGTTCAAGAGTTCGTTTGCATGGCTTTCTCCCCCGATTCCAAGTACCTGATAGGCCAAGCAGGTGGTCCAGAGTGGATGCTGATCTTCTGGCTTTGGGAAAAGCAGAAAGTCCTGGCGTCGGTGAAGACCAGCAACGTAAATAACCCCATTACCCAG GTCAGCTTCAACCCATACAACaacatgcagctgtgtgtgagcgGGACTGGTGTGTTCAAGCTGTTCCGTTACTCAGAGGGAGCCCTGAAACAGAGCAGCTTCCCAAAGGTGGAGACCATCAACTTCCTGTGTCATACCTGGGTGTCAGCAGAGAGAGTGATCGCTGGGACGGACACAGGCAGGCTGCTGGTGTTTGAGTCTGGAGACCTGCGAAGAGAGATCAACACAACGGCTAAGGCTGCACAGGAGCAGAATGACAG GcaagtggagaggaggaagatcaAAGACACTGACGTGGACGAAGCCCCCACTGTCTCACGCATCACAGCCATCCTGTCTTACTCAAAGGGCTTTGTGTGCTCCCTGGGTCCTggcactgtctgtctttttgaaaagacagaggaggacagttACAGAAAGACCAAGGATATACAG ATTCCTCCAGACCCATACAACAATGAGGTGACCCCGGCTGAAAGCCAGGAGATTCACACCATGTGCATCAGTCCAGCAGAGGAGACCCTGGCCTTAAGTACAGACCAAGGACAGCTGTACAGCGTCAGCCTGTCCTCTGTGGACATCAACAAG GAAGAAAAGCTACATTTTGAGTTCCTGTCCCAGTCCTTCCACTCAAAGTCCATTACTGGTTTATCCGTGTGCCTTTGGAAACCTCTGGTAGCCACCTGCTCTCTGGACCACTCTGTCCGCATCTGGAACTACGAGACAAA AGTCCTGGAGCTATACAAAGAGTTCCTGGAAGAAGCGTACAGTGTAGCTCTTCACCCCACTGGCCTCTTCATCCTGGTGGGCTTTTCAGACAAACTCAGGCTGATGAACCTGGTTATGGATGACATCCGCACCTTGAAGGAGTTCACAGTGCGCGGCTGCAGAGAG TGTGCTTTCAGCCACGGTGGCCACATGTTTGCAGCTGTCAGTGGAAATGTCATTCACATCTACTCTGTCAGCTCTTTTGAGAATATCCTCAACTTGAAGGGCCACAATGGAAAG gTCCGTGGCATTGAATGGAGCCTGGATGACAGCCGGCTGGTGTCATGCGGGACGGATGGTGCAGTGTATGAGTGGAAGACGCAGACTGGCAAGCGTGAGTCAGAGAGTGTCCTCAAGTCCTGCAGCTACACAGGTGTGGCCTTCTCTTCAGACTGCAAGACCATTCTGGCTGTGGGGACAGACCTGACACTGAAGGAGATCGAAGACTGTCAG GTCCTGAGGGAGGTTCCTGCTGATGAGATAGCTCACACTGCTGTCGCAGTGTCTCACTCTGGTAGGGTCGTCTTCACCGGGACCTCCAGTGGAAGCATCAGGGCCATTAAATACCCTTTACCCACCCAGAAGGACTGGATCATGTACCAGGCCCACTGTGGCCCAGTCACCAAG ATGGTGATGACGTTTGATGATCAGTTCCTGCTGACAGTGTCTGAAGACGGCTGTCTGTTGATATGGAAGATGATTGATAAGGAGGGCCGAGGACTGAAGAGCAACAGGCACATCATCCACACTGAAGAGATTCTTGTCACCAAATCAGACCTGGAGGaaaag acGCAGAACATGCTGGAGCTGAAGATGCgtctggaggagctgcagatggAGAACGAGTACCAGCTCCGCCTGAAGGACATGAACTACAACGAGAAGATGAAGGAGATTTCTGACAAGTCTACCCAGCAAATAGAATCTCTGAAAACTACACAACAG GCCATGaggacagagatggaaaaacagGAGCGTGAGCACCGGGAGAGATCTACAGAGCTCACTGTGAAGCAGTCTAAAGAGCTGAAGGATTTAG AGTTATCCTACAGCCAGAAGCTGATTGTGGAGCATGAGAGGTATCAGGATCTTCAGCATAAATATCAAAGAATGCAGGAGGATTATGAGAAGCAGCTGCAGTCTGCTGAGGAGAGCAAAATCCAAGCTCTGGAGGAGCTGACACAGTCCTACGAGGCCAAGCTGCAGGAGAAGACTCGAGACCTGGCTCAG TGTCAGGAGGATGCACAGCAGCAGATGCGGGAGTTTAAAGAGATCATAAGGcagatggaggaggatgaggagagaatCGTCCATGATATCCAACTCAAGTATGAGAAGaaactgcacacagagagagagactaacaCAAATCTGAAAGGAGAAACTGGTGTCATGACACAAAAG TTCCACAGTCTTCAGAGGCAGATCAGTGACAGGTGCACAGACATAACGCAGCTGAAGCAGGAGCGGCAGGCGCTGCTGGGTTTGATCCGCTCCCTGGAGAGTGACATCGAGGACCTGAAGAGACAGATTGCTGGACTTGAGAAGAGCAACCGGGACAAG GATCAGACCATCTGTGGcttgaagaagaagaaccaggagctggagaagttgAGGTTTGTTCTTGATTTCCAGTTGAACGAGCTGAAGAAGCAGACTGAGCCTCAGCAGGACGAAATCagtgagaagaaggagaggatccgtcag CTGGAAGAGGAGCTGGTGCAAACTGACAAGAGCAACACTCAGCTGAAGCTCACTGTCTCCGAGCTGAGGCTCAAACTGAGGAGCAGAGATAAGGAGATGCACAAGGAGATGCAGAAA GCGAAAGACTTGGAGACACATCTTCAGCGGCTCCAGTCAGACCTCCATAACTGTGTTGGCTTCATCCAAGAGCCAAAGAAACTGAAGGACAGCGTGCAGACGATGTACGCCCGCTATGTCTCACAGACCAATGGG GTGGAGAAAAGCAGTGTAGATGAAGACATTCAGAGGGCATTCTGTCTCCAGCGTGATCACTTAGAGAGGACTGTTAATGGTCTGAAGATGAGGCTGGCCAAGTCCAATGAGGAACATGAGAAAGTCTATGTCAGGATCATGAAG GAGAATGTTACTCTGATCACAGAGATCAACGAACTGCGTAAGGAGCTGCGTTTGGTGAGGACTCAGGTTAAAGATTACAA
- the efcc1 gene encoding EF-hand and coiled-coil domain-containing protein 1 has translation MMDATDSTDPYSRPARRTQWIVSTLAYHYGLDRGVENEIIVLATGLDQYLQEIFHHMDYQGGGKISVEDFNILCEVLGLNKDSEETECAGVLDNLPSELTFRHFHAKLCGYFSTKAGCQYENGRLLVGKDSEHIETQIRLRSPLKRREKLLSVCVSDGSSPSSEGRHASGCRIGSCTKECYEEIVALEEAEDRITKLEDENASLRELIEDMRAALQSSDARCLALQVGLWKSHSKHKTEEGCFVAHHKQAAQKSMSNGSLKTRTYSNLKSLQNIIQEIELLQSSRDRQVEEAMLCNQRLEQELWSSKETVAALEDCNRALKREQVGMRRKVEEARQALLSGLSKVKELEAKASHVPALQRHILQLESELLYYRSEVSKIQLPSSTRAEQQLSVGSRPGQRCCLDSQHDRCSPTGRAVTTPDKMEEQLFRSVEGQAASDEEEDKWTGDQQRQVDEVKRILTRLSCCGERCDDKAFKKLMSNFGSSRSEESCSAVVELLERVTRLHKQLELKESQAEIDMDQVKDSLILELQQKAEETELLQMELQMLETERVRLSLVEEKLVDILQLLQQLRDLNVSRRSLGKILLSTLESCSDPQHGKAHILEVLNALYHELAACEILSTGGPLERTQSQQSLIISC, from the exons ATGATGGATGCAACAGACTCCACTGATCCATACAGCCGACCAGCACGCAGGACACAATGGATAGTCAGCACTCTGGCTTACCATTACGGACTGGACCGGGGAGTGGAGAACGAAATTATAGTTTTGGCCACGGGGCTGGATCAGTATCTACAGGAGATTTTCCATCATATGGACTATCAGGGTGGAGGCAAAATCTCTGTCGAAGACTTTAACATCCTGTGTGAAGTTTTGGGACTGAACAAAGACTCGGAGGAAACAGAATGCGCCGGCGTTTTAGACAATTTACCCAGCGAGCTCACCTTCAGACACTTCCACGCCAAACTGTGCGGATACTTCAGCACTAAGGCGGGGTGTCAGTATGAGAACGGCCGGCTGCTGGTCGGGAAAGACAGCGAGCACATAGAGACTCAGATCCGCCTGAGGAGCCCTCTGAAGCGACgagagaagctgctgtctgtgtgtgtgagcgacgGCTCCTCGCCCTCTTCCGAGGGACGGCACGCCTCCGGCTGCAGGATCGGCTCCTGCACCAAGGAGTGCTATGAGGAGATAGTGGCgctggaggaagcagaggaccGAATAACGAAACTGGAAGATGAGAATGCAAGTTTGAGGGAGCTGATCGAGGACATGCGAGCAGCGCTTCAGAGCAGCGATGCGCGCTGTTTGGCTCTGCAG GTAGGACTATGGAAAAGCCACTCCAAacataaaacagaggaaggctgtTTTGTTGCCCACCACAAACAAGCTGCCCAGAAAAGTATGAGCAACGGCAGCCTGAAAACCAGAACCTACAGCAACCTGAAGAGCCTGCAGAACATAATCCAGGAGATAGAACTGCTGCAGAGCTCCAGAGACCGACAGGTCGAGGAAGCCATGCTGTGTAATCAGAGACTGGAGCAGGAACTGTGGAGCTCTAAAGAGACTGTAGCAGCTCTGGAGGACTGCAACCGAGCTCTGAAGAGGGAGCAGGTGGGCATGAGGAGGAAAGTGGAGGAGGCCAGACAGGCGCTACTCAGCGGACTGAGCAAAGTGAAGGAACTGGAAGCCAAGGCCAGTCATGTGCCAGCACTGCAGAGACACATCCTCCAGCTGGAATCAGAGCTCCTCTACTACAG GTCAGAGGTGTCAAAAATACAACTCCCAAGCAGCACCAGGGCCGAGCAACAGCTGAGTGTGGGCAGCAGGCCGGGCCAGAGATGCTGCTTGGATTCTCAACATGACCGCTGTTCCCCGACAGGGCGTGCTGTGACGACCCCAGACAAAA tggaggagcagctgtttCGTTCGGTGGAGGGCCAGGCTGCctctgatgaggaggaggacaagtgGACCGGAGATCAACAGAGGCAGGTGGACGAGGTGAAGAGGATCTTGACCAGGCTGTCCTGCTGTGGGGAAAG GTGTGACGACAAGGCATTCAAGAAGCTGATGTCCAATTTTGGGAGTTCGAGGAGCGAGGAGAGCTGCAGCGCTGTGGTGGAGCTCCTGGAGAGGGTGACCAGGCTCCATAAGCAGCTGGAGCTAAAGGAGAGCCAGGCAGAGATAGACATGGACCAG GTGAAGGATTCTTTGAtcctggagctgcagcagaaggCCGAGGAGACTGAGCTGCTTCAGATGGAGCTGCAAATgttggagacagagagggttcGTCTGTCACTGGTGGAGGAGAAACTTGTGGAcattctgcagctcctccagcagctcagagaccTG AACGTCTCAAGGAGGTCGCTCGGGAAAATCTTGCTCAGCACTTTGGAGTCTTGCAGTGACCCACAACATG GGAAAGCCCACATTCTAGAGGTGCTCAACGCTCTCTATCATGAACTGGCTGCCTGTGAGATTCTGTCTACTGGTGGACCTCTGGAGCGAACGCAGAGCCAGCAGTCTCTCATCATCTCCTGCTAA
- the acad9 gene encoding complex I assembly factor ACAD9, mitochondrial, whose product MMNVNKFVVLSKSVQIGKRMLACSVRHAGREVQRFQQRRSIKTHSRNLAYAKDLFLGQVNKAEVFPYPEIGNEEVEEINQLVAPVEKFFNEEVDSAKIDQEAKIPVETLNGLKELGLFGIMVPEEYGGLGLSNTMYARLAEIISLDGSIAVTLAAHQAIGLKGILIAGNEAQKQKYLPKLASGEHIAAFCLTEPGSGSDAASIQTRATLSEDGKHYLLNGSKFWISNGGFADIMTVFARTEVTVDGEKKDKISAFIVERAFGGITSGKPEDKLGIRGSNTCEVSFDNVPVPLENVIGEIGGGFKIAMNILNSGRFSMGSSSAGMIKKLIALTAEYAGTRKQFNKSLSEFGMIQEKFALMALNAFVMESMAYLTAGMMDRPGLPDCSIEAAMVKVFSSEGGWICVSEALQVLGGLGYTKNYPYERYVRDCRILPIFEGTNEILRMYIALTGMQYAGKVLTGKIKEMKKGNIGLALGMVGKKLKFSFGGSTDLGLTGKDGVVHPALAESAKKFEENVSFFGMTVENLLYRFGKTIVDEQLVLKRVADVLINLYAMTAVLSRASRSISIGLRNHDHEVLLANTFCGEAYFKNNYMLTQLQKHSPENNDANIKKIAREVLEKRAYICSHPLERTY is encoded by the exons GCTGAGGTCTTCCCTTATCCAGAAATTGGAAATGAAGAAGTGGAAGAGATCAATCAGCTTGTTGCACCTGTGGAAAAATTCTTCAATGAGGAAG ttgACTCAGCAAAGATTGACCAAGAGGCCAAAATCCCTGTGGAGACTCTGAATGGGTTAAAGGAGCTCGGGCTGTTTGGAATCATGGTTCCTGAGGAGTATG gGGGTCTCGGACTGTCCAACACTATGTACGCACGACTGGCAGAGATCATCTCATTAGACGGCTCTATTGCTGTAACATTGGCTGCACATCAAGCCATTGGACTGAAG GGGATTCTGATCGCAGGGAATGAAGCCCAGAAGCAGAAGTATCTGCCCAAACTGGCCTCAGGGGAACACATTGCAGCTTTCTGTCTGACCGAGCCTGGGAG TGGAAGTGATGCAGCCTCCATTCAGACCCGTGCAACCTTGTCAGAAGACGGGAAACATTACCTGCTCAACGGCTCCAAG ttttggatTTCAAACGGAGGGTTTGCAGATATTATGACGGTGTTTGCCAGGACGGAGGTGACTGTAGATGGCGAGAAGAAAGATAAGATTTCAGCCTTTATTGTGGAGAGGGCTTTTGGCGGCATCACCAGCGGGAAGCCTGAGGACAAACTGGGCATCAGGGGCTCCAACA CTTGTGAAGTGTCGTTCGACAACGTCCCAGTGCCTCTGGAGAATGTAATAGGAGAAATAGGTGGTGGATTTAAG ATTGCCATGAACATCCTGAACTCAGGGAGGTTCAGTATGGGGAGTTCTTCAGCTGGAATGATAAAGAAACTGATAG CATTGACGGCTGAGTACGCTGGGACCAGGAAGCAGTTTAACAAAAGCCTGAGTGAATTTGGTATGATTCAG GAGAAGTTTGCTTTGATGGCCCTTAATGCCTTTGTGATGGAGAGCATGGCGTACCTGACAGCAGGGATGATGGACAGGCCGGGGCTTCCAGACTGTTCGATAGAGGCCGCCATGGTCAAG GTGTTCAGCTCAGAGGGAGGCTGGATTTGTGTCAGCGAAGCTCTTCAGGTCCTCGGAGGTCTGGGTTATACAAAGAATTACCCCTATGAGCGCTATGTCAGGGACTGTCGCATCCTGCCCATCTTTGAG GGGACCAATGAAATCCTGAGGATGTACATTGCTCTGACTGGAATGCAATATGCTGGCAAAGTCCTCACGGGGAAAATAAA GGAGATGAAGAAAGGGAACATAGGTCTTGCTTTGGGCATGGTGGGCAAGAAACTGAAGTTCTCATTTGGTGGTTCAACAGACCTTGGCCTGACGGGAAAAGACGGCGTAGTGCATCCTGCCTTGGCA GAAAGTGCGAAGAAGTTTGAGGAGAATGTCAGCTTTTTTGGAATGACTGTGGAGAACCTACTGTACAGATTTGGAAAG ACCATAGTGGACGAACAGCTCGTCCTGAAGAGAGTCGCAGATGTGCTGATCAACCTCTACGCCATGACAGCTGTCCTGTCCAGAGCCAGCCGCTCCATCAGCATCGGCCTCAGGAATCATGACCATGag GTGCTGCTCGCAAACACATTCTGCGGCGAGGCTTACTTCAAGAACAATTACATGCTGACTCAGTTGCAAAAAC ACTCTCCTGAGAACAACGATGCCAACATCAAGAAGATCGCCAGGGAGGTCTTAGAGAAAAGAGCCTACATCTGCTCTCATCCTCTTGAAAGAACATACTGA